From the Bacillota bacterium genome, the window GAAGTCGTCGTGGAAGTGAGCCTCGAGGGGCACGTTGACCCGCGACCGGACCTTGCCCACCAGCCAGGGCACGGCGTGCGGGGAGAGGGTGCCGAAGGTGTCGACGATCGCCAGGGCGTCCATATGGCCGTGCTTGGCGACATTCTCGACGAGGTCGAGGACCCAGTCGATGTTCGCCCGGCTCTCGTCGATCAGGAAGAAGACCGTATAGAGGCCCAGTTCGTGGGCTCTGGCGGTGGCCTTTATCGAGAGGTCCATGGCCTTCTCCAGCGGCCATTGGTAGGCTTTCTGAATGAGGTGGTCGGACGAGGGGATCTCGACGACCACGCCGTCGACGCCGCAGTCGGCGGCCCGGTTGACGTCATCGATGACGCAGCCGGCGAAGGAGAAGACTTTTGGCCCGAACTTCCGCTTGACGATTTCCTTGATCGCGTTCTCGTCCTGCGGGGAGACCGCCGGCATGCCGGCCTCGATGCGGTGGACGCCGGCCTCGGCCAGCCGTTCGGCGATGCGGAGCTTGTCGTCGACGTCGAAGACCAGGGCCGCCTGCTGTTCTCCGTCACGCAGGGTGACGTCGTGGAACTGGATCCGCTTCGGGAACTTGAACCCCTTGACCACCTCGGGTTCGAAGTTGTACGGACTAAGGAACCAACGGTCAGTATGCCAGGGCGTGTTCGCCATTTCGGAGTCGTCCTCCTTGAGAGCGGGTTTGGGGACCGGTCCTCGCCGTCGACGCCGGCTAGCCGCGGGGGACCATCGCGATGCAGTTCTGTGGGCACAGCTGCGGGCACAGGCCACACCCATCGCACTTCTCCCCGACCCGATAGGTCTTGCCGTCATGGCCGATGGCAAAGTAGATGCAGACGCGCTCGCACAGGCCGCACCCGTTGCACTTGGCCTCGTCGATCCTGGCGCGGACGGTCTTCTCCCGGGCGACCTGGGCCATCGTCTTGACCTTGCGGTTGACGGCCCCGCGGAAATCGCCCAGGGTGGCGTAACCGTGCCTATCCATCCACTCACCGAGCTCGCGGTTCAACCGGTCGATGACCTCGTAGCCCTGCATGATGATGGCCATCGCCGTCTGGATGGTGGTCGAGCCGGCGAGGACGTACTTGACCACATCCTCGCCGTTCAGGACCCCGCCGCACCCGCTGATGGGGATGGAGAGGCCCGGATGGACCAGGTTGATCCAGTAAAGCGCGTAGTGGATGGCCCACGGGCCGCCGTGCCCGGCGGTGCCGCCGTGCAGAACCGCCTCTTCCGTGTTGACGTCGATGTCCAGACCGGGGAAGCGGCTGAACATGGTCACCGCGTCGGCCCCGGCCTCCTGGGCGAGTCTGGCCACCACGGCCGGATCGGACATCTGCGGGGTCATCTTGGCGATGATCGGGATCCCAAGGGTCCTCTTCATCAGCCGGACGTTGTGGTCGATGACCTCGGCGATGTGGTTGGTCTGGTGCAGGACGATGGCTCCGTGGGGGCAGGACAGGTTCAGCTCCAGGGCGTCGGCCCCGGCTTCCTCGACCATCCGGCCCCACTTGACCCAGGTCTCGTCATCGAGTCCGCCGATGCTGGCGATGATTGGGATCTCCAGAGACCGCTTGGCCTTGCGAATCTCCTCGCAGTAGGCCTCGATGCCGTACTCGTAACCCTGCTCGTAAGAGTAGAGGGTGGTCGACCGGTTGGTCCCCGCCTTCCGCTGGATGATCGCGAAGCGCGGGGTCGGGGAGTTGGCCATCAGGGGTTCCTGGAAGGCGGTCTTCATGATCACCGACCCGACCCCGTGGTCTTGGGCCCGCTTCAGCCGCTCGGCGTTGCCGGTGATCCCGGCGGAAGCGGCCATGATCGGGCTCCTGAGCTTCAAACCGAGGAACTCGACAGAGAGGTCTGCCAACGTGCTTGCCTCCTTGACCTTGGTATCTGGCGCGGTGGGTGAGGTTCGGGCGATCAGGCGCCCGACGCCTGGCCCCCCAGGTAGGCCGCTTCGACCTTGGGGTTTCGGGCCAGTTCGGCGCCGGTCCCCTGGAGGGCGATGTGGCCGTTCTCGAGGACATAGGCGTGGTCGGCCACGGCCAGGGCCTTGCGGGCGTTCTGCTCGACCAGGATGATCGTCACGCCCCGCTGGTTGATCTCCCGGATCAGCTCGAAGACCTGCTTGACGATCTTCGGGGCCAGGCCCAGCGAGGGTTCATCGAGGAGCATGATCCGCGGCGACGACATCATCCCGCGCCCGATGGCCAGCATCTGCTGCTCGCCGCCGGAGAGGGTCCCGGCGGCTTGGCCGGCCCGCTGCTTCAGGATGGGGAACATCTCGTAGACCAACTGGCGAACCTTGGCCGACTCGGTCCGCTTGGCCAGGTAGCCCCCCATCGTCAGGTTCTCGTCCACGCTCAGTGAGGAGAAGACCTTCCGCCCCTCCGGCACCTGGACGATACCGGCGGCGACGGTCAAATGGGCGGCCGACGGCAGCGGCTTGCCGTCCAAGAGGATCTGGCCACTCCTCGGGTGGACGATTCCGGAGATGGTGTTCAGGAGGGTCGTCTTGCCCGCCCCGTTGGAACCGATGACGCTGACGACCTTCCCGCCGGGGACGGTCAGGTTCAGGTCGTGCAGGGCCTCGATCTTGCCATAGGCCACGTGGAGGTCCTTGACCTCGAGCATCATTCGAACTCCTCCCCGAGGTAGGCCTTGATCACGACGGGATCCTTGCGGATCTGTTCCGGCGTGCCCTGGCCGATGG encodes:
- a CDS encoding ABC transporter ATP-binding protein; this encodes MLEVKDLHVAYGKIEALHDLNLTVPGGKVVSVIGSNGAGKTTLLNTISGIVHPRSGQILLDGKPLPSAAHLTVAAGIVQVPEGRKVFSSLSVDENLTMGGYLAKRTESAKVRQLVYEMFPILKQRAGQAAGTLSGGEQQMLAIGRGMMSSPRIMLLDEPSLGLAPKIVKQVFELIREINQRGVTIILVEQNARKALAVADHAYVLENGHIALQGTGAELARNPKVEAAYLGGQASGA
- a CDS encoding 4Fe-4S binding protein, producing MADLSVEFLGLKLRSPIMAASAGITGNAERLKRAQDHGVGSVIMKTAFQEPLMANSPTPRFAIIQRKAGTNRSTTLYSYEQGYEYGIEAYCEEIRKAKRSLEIPIIASIGGLDDETWVKWGRMVEEAGADALELNLSCPHGAIVLHQTNHIAEVIDHNVRLMKRTLGIPIIAKMTPQMSDPAVVARLAQEAGADAVTMFSRFPGLDIDVNTEEAVLHGGTAGHGGPWAIHYALYWINLVHPGLSIPISGCGGVLNGEDVVKYVLAGSTTIQTAMAIIMQGYEVIDRLNRELGEWMDRHGYATLGDFRGAVNRKVKTMAQVAREKTVRARIDEAKCNGCGLCERVCIYFAIGHDGKTYRVGEKCDGCGLCPQLCPQNCIAMVPRG
- a CDS encoding pyruvate carboxyltransferase; the encoded protein is MANTPWHTDRWFLSPYNFEPEVVKGFKFPKRIQFHDVTLRDGEQQAALVFDVDDKLRIAERLAEAGVHRIEAGMPAVSPQDENAIKEIVKRKFGPKVFSFAGCVIDDVNRAADCGVDGVVVEIPSSDHLIQKAYQWPLEKAMDLSIKATARAHELGLYTVFFLIDESRANIDWVLDLVENVAKHGHMDALAIVDTFGTLSPHAVPWLVGKVRSRVNVPLEAHFHDDFGFAGANTIMALASGCEVAHTTVSNVGERAGNAAYEEVASALLMMYGIDTGIKTEKMVDLSRFVLRAAKMQQRTNRGLIGDTVLNLESGIVSGWIRACGAKDMLEYVPYDPAMFGNAPVECVLGKHSGTESVKIWLDKIGRTADDQQVLAMVPLIKQRSYEKGGLLNEYDFRVIVDKVCGKEAGR